The nucleotide sequence GGGTCCTGCATCACGCCGGTCAGGAAGGACTTCTCCACGTCCCGGGCGATCTGCTTGAGCTGCTGCTCAATCTGCCAGGACAGCTCGTCGGCCGGCAGGGTCGTGGAGCCGATGGTCACCATGGCCTTGCCGTCAGTGGACCGCTGCGCGCGGGCCGCGGACTTGGTGTAGGTGATCTCCACAGCCTCCTGGTGGATCTCCAGGACGTTGCGGACCGTCCGGCGCACGCGCTCCTCACCCTCGGGAGCGGCCGCACCCTCAAGACGCTGACGGTTCTCGTCAGCGTCCCGCAGGTCGTAGGCCTGCCACTCAAAGAACGTGGCGCCAGCGGACACACCGCCAGTCAGGCCACCAATCGCGGACAGGAACGGGGTGTCCTCCGTAGAGGTGCCGAACAGCTCCCCCACATAGTTGGGCAGGTTGTAGGTGGTGCCAGCACCAGTGATTCCGGGCATCACAAGCCCCTTTCAACATTCGGTTTGGCGTTTGTCAGCCGCCGAGCTTCATCGCCTTCAGCGACGCCAGGAGCGTCTTGTCTCCCGCCGCCTCGGCAGCCTTGATCTGGTCATCCAGAGAAGCCCCGGCGTCACCATCCGGGTTACCCATGTGCCGCAGCACGAACAGCGGCGACTTCGACCCGCCCGCAGGGGCAGGGGCAGGCGTGGGAGCCTGCGAGGCCGCCCACTCCTTGAGCGCGGACGCATACGCCTCCGCATCGTCGCCCGGGCCCGCCAGCAGCTCAGCCGGCACGCCCGTCTTCGCCGCCGCTGCCGCCCGATCACGCTCCACCTCAAGCGCCCGAACCTTCGCCTCAAGCGCCGCGAGCGCCGCAGCGGCCTTATCAGCCTGGGAGCGCTCGGCGTCCTGGGCTGCTGCCTGGGCGGCCTGTAGCTCCTTGAGCTGCTTCTCTGCTGCCTTGCGGGCGGCGCGCTCGGCGTCGAGGGCGCGCTTGCCGACGTCGCCGAGGGCGGCCTCGCCGCCGGCCTGGGCCGGTGCGGGTGCGGGCGCGGGGGTCGCAGCGGCGGGGGTGGTGGGGTTGTCCGTCGCGGACTCGCCCTGCCGGTTCGTGTCGCCGGTGCTGGGGGTGTTGTCGTTTGGCATGGGTGCTTCCCTTTCTGGGGTTGGTGCCGTCGCGGCACATGAAAGCCCCCGCATGTCGCATACGGGGGCATGAGAAAACCCCGCGCCGTATGGTGCGGGGTAGTCAGTGGTGGGCGGGAGTGCGGGCTAGGCGGCCGGGGCCGCTGCGTGGGCCTTGCGGGCCTCCTCCTGGGCCTCCATCAGCTCGTCGTACTCCGTGAAGTCGAGAGCGTCTGCGCACAGCTCACGGGTCATTTCGATGATCCGGTCGGGGACGATGATGTCATACCAGCCGACGGCTGCGATCGCGCATTCGCAGGCAGACCAAGGATCGCCGTCACGGATTACCCGCAAGTCGCGGACTTCCTTGGAGTCCGTGCCGAAGCGGTCAGACATGATGGCGATGAACTCTGCTGCCAGGTCATCCCAAGTGGGCATGCTCCAATTCTACGCACCATTTGCCGTGTCACGCACGGGGATGATGCTTGAGATCCGTGTGGTGCCCTTCTTGTTCGTTCGTACCGCCACCCGGACACGTTCACCGTCAATGATGGCCTCGGACCAGCCGTAGGGTTTTGATGAGTCCCAACCCTCTTGTCGCAGTACTTGCTCAGCAGCCCTGAGAATATCGTTCGGAGTCCAGTCAGAGCGGAACTCGCTCGCGCCGTGTACCCACCCATACCCGACACCGTGGCCTCCGCCGTTACGATCACCGTAGAGCGTGTGCGCCCAGGCCTTGGCCGTCAAGGCAGGCAGGTCGTCGGGCCAGGACTGAGGGGCCGTAGGCAGGGCCTCGGGCGGCAGGCGGCGGTACGCGGACTGGGCCACACCGGAGGCAGCCAGCCGGTCCGCGACCCACGCGCGGTGCTTGTCCCAGGCCTCCCGCTGCAGTGTGTTGTCCAGGCTTGCGCTCCGCCGTGCGGTCGCTGCCCCTGCTTTGCCAGCCGAGGTCTTGGGCGAGTCGGAGAACTCGCCCGGGTAGCGCTTGCGCATGGCGGCAGCGATGTTCTCCGCCGTCGGGGACTGCCCGGAGGAGACCACGATACGGCGCGCCTCGTCATACTTCGCCTTCAACCCGTCCGGGTCGTACCCGGCGATGCTCGGGGCCTTCGCCTTCCACGACGGCACGATCTGGCAGTCGCAGTGGTCGTGGTACCGGTTGCCGTCCCCGCCCGCGGACT is from Actinomyces sp. 432 and encodes:
- a CDS encoding VG15 protein gives rise to the protein MPDRASVNLLSAAQRRAVTEAIRELDAFFAAAARAGWGPTRIRDALLEVFPALCQQYGDVVATAAAEWYEQARAAEIGETYEAVLAEPVPLARLEGSARAAAHYVYAGDLDLARTMLQGSLQRYVMDQGRGTITRNAARDKACYKWARVPSGPSTCAWCAMLASRGWVYASAESAGGDGNRYHDHCDCQIVPSWKAKAPSIAGYDPDGLKAKYDEARRIVVSSGQSPTAENIAAAMRKRYPGEFSDSPKTSAGKAGAATARRSASLDNTLQREAWDKHRAWVADRLAASGVAQSAYRRLPPEALPTAPQSWPDDLPALTAKAWAHTLYGDRNGGGHGVGYGWVHGASEFRSDWTPNDILRAAEQVLRQEGWDSSKPYGWSEAIIDGERVRVAVRTNKKGTTRISSIIPVRDTANGA